One stretch of Enoplosus armatus isolate fEnoArm2 chromosome 1, fEnoArm2.hap1, whole genome shotgun sequence DNA includes these proteins:
- the senp8 gene encoding sentrin-specific protease 8, whose amino-acid sequence MDPVVLSYQDSLLRRSDVSLLEGPYWLNDQVIGFAFEYFAAERFRVLGETIIFISPEVTQFIKCASCPAELALFLEPLDLASRQWVFLAVNDNSNQTAGGSHWSLLVYHHNSNHFAHYDSQNGSNSLHARRITTKLEPFLGAGRKALFVEEPCPSQQNSYDCGMYVICIAEALCEKARVEGSPRLPVQIITPAYITQKRAEWCRLIQSLAQSDLCCSLSFP is encoded by the coding sequence ATGGACCCTGTAGTGCTGAGCTACCAGGACAGCCTGTTGCGGCGCTCTGATGTGTCCTTACTGGAAGGACCTTACTGGCTCAATGACCAAGTCATTGGTTTTGCCTTTGAGTACTTTGCTGCTGAGCGCTTCAGAGTCCTGGGGGAgaccatcatcttcatcagtcCGGAGGTCACCCAGTTCATCAAGTGTGCTTCCTGCCCTGCTGAGTTAGCCTTATTTCTGGAGCCGCTGGATCTTGCTTCTCGTCAGTGGGTCTTCCTAGCTGTTAACGACAACTCCAACCAGACCGCCGGGGGATCCCACTGGAGCCTTTTGGTCTACCATCACAACTCCAACCACTTTGCCCACTATGACTCTCAAAATGGCAGCAATTCACTGCACGCACGACGCATCACCACCAAGTTAGAGCCTTTCCTGGGCGCAGGGAGAAAAGCGCTGTTTGTGGAGGAGCCCTGCCCATCACAGCAGAACAGCTATGACTGCGGCATGTATGTTATCTGTATCGCAGAGGCCTTATGCGAGAAGGCCAGGGTGGAGGGCTCGCCACGCCTTCCTGTGCAAATCATCACCCCAGCCTACATCACCCAGAAGAGGGCTGAATGGTGCAGACTGATCCAGAGTCTAGCTCAGAGtgacctctgctgctctctgtcttttccttag